In Garciella nitratireducens DSM 15102, a single window of DNA contains:
- the iolD gene encoding 3D-(3,5/4)-trihydroxycyclohexane-1,2-dione acylhydrolase (decyclizing), translated as MGKKIHLTTAQALIKFLNQQYINVDGKEFPFVEGIFTIFGHGNVLGIGQALEQDSGHLKIIQGKNEQGMAHAAIAFSKQKRRKKIYAVTSSIGPGSANLVTAAGTALANHIPVLFLPGDTFATRQPDPVLQQIEQTQSIAITTNDALKPVSRYWDRINRPEQLMSALIRAFEVLTNPETAGPVTICFPQDVEGEAFDYPEEFFVKRIHYVDRKQPVERELKKAEKIIKNSKKPVILVGGGAKYSECREELISISKQCNIPLVETQAGKSTVEWNFKNNLGGLGITGNFCANKVAKQADLIIGIGTRYTDFSTSSKTAFDFKKVKFLNINISRMQSYKLDGIQVVADARATLQELIPRLKDYKSEFGSRIQELKEEWKQERNRLRNIQFKRENFQPEIKDEFGQERLNEYADTLGTQLPQTNAVIAINDIISSDSNVITSAGSLPGDMQRLWNSTKPNTYHVEYGYSTMGYEIAGALGIKLAEPEKEVYSFVGDGSFLMLHSELVTSIQYHQKINILLFDNSGFGCINNLQMEHGSGSFFTEFRTADNKILNIDYAKIAEGYGAKIYRVNSIESLKEALKDAEKQKVSTLIDIKVLPKTMTDGYESWWNVGVAEVSAKESIQKAYQEKVEMRKKAKQY; from the coding sequence ATGGGAAAGAAAATTCACCTTACTACTGCTCAAGCATTGATTAAATTTTTAAATCAGCAATATATCAATGTAGATGGAAAAGAATTTCCCTTTGTAGAAGGAATCTTTACTATTTTTGGTCATGGCAATGTTTTGGGGATTGGGCAAGCACTAGAACAAGATTCAGGTCATTTAAAAATAATACAAGGCAAAAATGAACAGGGAATGGCACATGCAGCCATTGCTTTTAGTAAACAAAAACGAAGAAAAAAGATTTATGCAGTGACTTCTTCTATAGGTCCAGGATCAGCTAATCTAGTTACTGCAGCAGGGACTGCTTTGGCCAATCATATTCCTGTTTTGTTTTTACCAGGAGATACTTTTGCTACAAGACAACCAGATCCTGTTCTACAACAAATAGAGCAAACACAAAGTATTGCTATTACCACAAATGATGCACTAAAACCTGTATCTAGATATTGGGATAGAATCAATAGACCAGAACAATTAATGAGTGCATTGATTCGAGCATTTGAAGTACTCACTAATCCTGAAACAGCAGGACCTGTAACGATTTGCTTTCCTCAAGATGTAGAGGGAGAAGCTTTCGATTATCCAGAAGAGTTTTTTGTAAAACGTATTCATTATGTAGACCGCAAACAACCAGTAGAACGCGAATTAAAAAAAGCAGAAAAAATCATTAAAAATAGCAAAAAACCAGTAATTTTAGTGGGTGGAGGAGCTAAATATTCCGAATGTAGAGAAGAATTAATTTCTATTTCTAAACAATGTAATATTCCATTGGTAGAAACGCAAGCTGGAAAATCCACAGTGGAATGGAATTTTAAAAACAATTTAGGAGGTTTAGGAATTACTGGAAATTTTTGTGCTAACAAAGTAGCAAAACAAGCAGATTTAATTATAGGAATCGGAACAAGATATACAGATTTTTCAACATCTTCTAAGACTGCTTTTGATTTTAAAAAAGTGAAATTTTTAAATATTAACATTAGTCGTATGCAGTCTTATAAATTAGATGGTATTCAAGTTGTTGCTGATGCGAGAGCAACATTACAGGAATTAATTCCTCGTTTAAAAGATTATAAATCAGAATTTGGTTCTCGCATCCAAGAACTAAAAGAAGAATGGAAACAAGAGAGAAATCGACTTAGAAATATTCAATTTAAAAGAGAAAATTTCCAACCAGAAATTAAAGATGAATTTGGTCAAGAAAGACTAAATGAATATGCGGATACTTTAGGAACACAATTACCTCAAACAAATGCAGTTATTGCTATTAACGATATTATTTCATCAGATAGTAACGTTATTACTTCAGCAGGTTCTTTACCTGGAGATATGCAACGTTTGTGGAATTCTACCAAACCTAATACTTATCATGTAGAATATGGATATTCTACAATGGGATATGAGATAGCTGGTGCATTAGGGATTAAATTAGCAGAACCTGAGAAAGAAGTTTATTCTTTTGTAGGAGATGGAAGTTTTCTAATGCTGCATTCTGAATTGGTTACCTCTATTCAATATCATCAGAAAATCAATATTCTACTCTTTGATAATTCAGGATTTGGCTGTATTAACAATTTGCAAATGGAGCATGGGAGTGGAAGTTTCTTTACAGAATTTAGAACTGCAGATAATAAGATACTAAATATTGACTATGCAAAAATTGCAGAAGGTTATGGGGCAAAAATTTATAGGGTAAATAGTATAGAATCTTTAAAAGAAGCGTTGAAAGATGCAGAGAAACAAAAGGTTTCTACACTAATAGATATTAAGGTATTGCCAAAAACCATGACGGATGGCTATGAAAGTTGGTGGAATGTAGGAGTAGCAGAAGTATCAGCAAAAGAAAGTATACAAAAAGCTTATCAAGAAAAAGTTGAAATGAGAAAGAAAGCTAAACAGTATTAA
- the larA gene encoding nickel-dependent lactate racemase, which yields MKVQLGFGKEKLEVIIEDQNILNVLKPNNEITDVGQIEEVRRALQNPIGTKYLKDIVKPNEKIVIITSDITRPMPSKIVLPEVIEELLRAGVSFKDLKVIFALGSHRKHTEEEKKQLVGEDIFSKVQCMDSDRSDCIRMGKTSHGTPVDIYKEVALADRRICLGNIEYHYFAGYSGGAKAIMPGVSSREAIQSNHSMMVKEQAKAGEIDNNPVRQDLEEVISFVPIDFIVNVVLNEKKKIIKAVAGHYIEAHREGCKFLDDIYKIPIKELADIVIVSPGGYPKDINMYQAQKALDNAKHAVKEGGIIIWVANCQEGFGEKIFEKWIIEADYPNDMVESIQSNFELGGHKAAAIGMVLNKCKDIYMVSGLKDEIVKEAFLVPFHDVNSALNQAFCKLGKDAKVIVMPYGGSTLPVLDCIN from the coding sequence ATGAAAGTACAGTTAGGATTTGGTAAAGAAAAATTAGAAGTAATAATAGAAGATCAAAATATATTAAATGTATTAAAACCTAATAATGAGATAACAGATGTTGGTCAAATAGAGGAAGTGAGGCGTGCCTTACAAAATCCTATTGGAACAAAATATTTAAAAGACATTGTAAAACCAAATGAAAAGATTGTGATTATTACAAGTGATATTACTCGTCCCATGCCTTCTAAGATTGTATTGCCTGAAGTAATAGAAGAATTGCTTCGGGCAGGGGTTAGTTTTAAAGATCTCAAAGTAATATTTGCTTTAGGAAGTCATCGTAAGCATACTGAAGAAGAAAAAAAACAACTTGTAGGAGAGGATATTTTTTCGAAAGTACAATGCATGGATAGTGATAGAAGTGATTGTATACGTATGGGAAAAACATCTCATGGTACGCCTGTAGATATTTATAAAGAGGTAGCTTTGGCAGATAGAAGAATCTGTTTAGGAAATATTGAGTATCATTATTTTGCAGGCTATAGTGGAGGAGCTAAAGCTATTATGCCAGGAGTATCTTCTAGAGAAGCAATACAATCAAATCATAGTATGATGGTAAAAGAACAAGCTAAAGCAGGAGAAATAGATAATAATCCTGTTAGACAGGATTTAGAGGAAGTAATATCTTTTGTTCCTATTGATTTTATTGTAAACGTTGTTTTAAACGAAAAAAAGAAAATCATAAAAGCTGTAGCAGGACATTATATTGAGGCCCATAGAGAAGGATGTAAATTTTTGGATGATATTTATAAAATTCCTATCAAAGAACTTGCTGATATTGTAATTGTATCTCCTGGAGGTTATCCTAAAGATATCAATATGTACCAGGCTCAAAAAGCTTTAGATAATGCAAAGCATGCTGTAAAAGAGGGAGGAATTATTATTTGGGTAGCAAATTGTCAAGAGGGATTTGGCGAGAAAATTTTTGAAAAGTGGATTATAGAGGCAGATTATCCTAACGATATGGTAGAAAGCATACAGTCTAACTTTGAATTGGGTGGGCATAAGGCTGCTGCTATTGGAATGGTATTAAATAAATGTAAGGATATATATATGGTTTCAGGGTTAAAAGATGAGATTGTCAAAGAAGCTTTTTTAGTTCCCTTTCATGATGTGAATTCTGCTCTAAATCAGGCTTTTTGTAAATTAGGAAAGGATGCTAAGGTTATTGTTATGCCTTATGGAGGATCTACGCTACCAGTTTTAGATTGTATAAATTAA
- a CDS encoding NAD(P)-dependent malic enzyme codes for MGDIQEKALKAHKEWKGKIEVINTVEVEDEMDLSLAYTPGVAEPCKEIYINKERVYDYCRKGNLVAVVTDGSAVLGLGDIGPEAAMPVMEGKCVLFKRFGNIDAFPICLKTNDVDEIVRTVELISPSFGGINLEDISAPRCFEIERKLKEKLDIPVFHDDQHGTAVVTLAAMINALKITNKKLEDLSVVVNGSGSAGIAITKLLMSVGLKDVVLCDSKGAIYKGRDGLNPVKQKMAEVTNSLLKKGSLAEVMVGTDVFIGVSVPGVVTKDMVKSMNKDPMIFAMANPVPEIFPEEAKQAGAKVIGTGRSDYPNQINNVLAFPGIFRGALDVRAKEINNEMKIAAAKAIASLVRDEELNSKFIIPKPFDQRVGKMVAQAVANAARESGVAKL; via the coding sequence ATGGGAGATATACAAGAAAAAGCATTAAAAGCCCATAAGGAATGGAAGGGAAAAATTGAAGTAATAAATACTGTAGAAGTAGAGGATGAGATGGATTTATCTTTAGCATATACTCCAGGGGTAGCAGAACCATGTAAAGAAATATATATAAATAAAGAGCGAGTATATGATTATTGTAGAAAGGGAAATTTAGTTGCAGTAGTTACTGATGGCTCTGCAGTATTAGGTCTTGGGGATATTGGCCCAGAAGCAGCAATGCCGGTTATGGAAGGAAAATGTGTATTATTCAAAAGATTTGGAAATATAGATGCTTTTCCTATTTGTTTAAAAACCAATGATGTAGATGAAATTGTTCGAACTGTAGAACTTATTTCTCCTAGTTTTGGGGGCATTAACTTAGAAGATATCTCTGCTCCTAGATGTTTTGAAATAGAAAGAAAATTAAAAGAAAAATTGGATATACCGGTATTTCATGATGATCAACATGGAACAGCAGTTGTAACTCTAGCAGCTATGATTAATGCATTAAAGATTACTAATAAAAAACTTGAAGATTTATCAGTGGTTGTCAATGGATCTGGTTCTGCAGGAATAGCGATTACAAAATTGCTAATGAGTGTAGGATTAAAAGATGTGGTTTTATGTGATAGCAAAGGAGCCATATATAAAGGTAGAGATGGATTGAATCCTGTAAAACAAAAAATGGCAGAAGTAACAAATTCTCTTCTTAAAAAAGGTTCTTTGGCAGAAGTTATGGTTGGAACAGATGTATTTATAGGAGTATCTGTTCCAGGGGTAGTAACCAAGGATATGGTAAAAAGTATGAATAAAGATCCTATGATTTTCGCAATGGCAAATCCAGTACCAGAGATTTTTCCTGAAGAAGCAAAGCAGGCAGGAGCTAAAGTAATTGGTACAGGAAGATCAGATTATCCAAATCAGATTAATAATGTATTGGCGTTTCCAGGAATTTTTCGAGGGGCTTTAGATGTAAGAGCAAAGGAAATTAATAATGAAATGAAAATAGCTGCAGCGAAAGCAATCGCTTCGTTGGTGCGTGATGAAGAATTAAATTCTAAATTTATTATTCCAAAACCTTTTGATCAAAGAGTAGGGAAAATGGTAGCTCAAGCAGTAGCAAATGCTGCAAGAGAATCCGGTGTAGCTAAATTATAG
- the iolB gene encoding 5-deoxy-glucuronate isomerase: MSNLLRKPKCRTLSPGVTLFQDINSSNAPVEYVGLKQLKMEKGSVYQEELEKEEVCIVALTGKITVTDYDQIFENIGRRENIFDRTPTDSVYISNDRRFKITAISNAKVILCYAPSKKQLPTKLIKASENSIESRGKYANKRYVQNILTDTDSTANSLLVVEVYTEGGNWSSYPPHKHDRDNLPEESFLEEIYYHEMNPKQGFVFQRVYTDDRSIDETMTVENEEAVLVPKGYHPVAVPDGYTSYYLNVMAGPIKIWKFYNEPAHEWILNRK; this comes from the coding sequence ATGAGTAATTTATTAAGAAAACCAAAATGTAGAACGCTTTCACCAGGAGTTACTTTGTTTCAAGATATCAATTCTTCTAATGCACCTGTAGAATATGTTGGCTTAAAGCAATTAAAGATGGAAAAGGGCTCAGTTTATCAAGAAGAGCTGGAAAAAGAAGAAGTTTGTATTGTTGCTTTAACAGGGAAAATAACAGTTACAGATTATGATCAAATTTTTGAAAATATTGGGAGAAGAGAAAATATTTTTGATAGAACTCCTACAGATAGTGTTTATATATCTAATGATCGAAGGTTTAAGATAACGGCAATTAGCAATGCAAAAGTCATCCTATGTTATGCTCCATCAAAGAAACAATTGCCAACAAAGCTTATTAAAGCAAGTGAAAATTCTATTGAAAGTCGTGGGAAATATGCTAATAAACGTTATGTACAAAATATTTTAACAGATACTGATTCTACAGCAAATAGTTTATTAGTAGTAGAAGTATATACTGAAGGAGGGAATTGGTCTAGTTATCCTCCACATAAACATGATCGAGATAATTTACCTGAAGAATCTTTTTTAGAAGAAATTTATTATCATGAAATGAATCCTAAGCAAGGATTTGTCTTTCAAAGAGTTTATACAGATGATCGTAGTATTGATGAAACCATGACTGTGGAAAATGAAGAGGCAGTTTTAGTTCCTAAAGGATATCATCCTGTAGCCGTGCCAGACGGATATACTTCTTATTATTTAAATGTAATGGCTGGTCCAATAAAGATATGGAAGTTCTATAATGAACCTGCTCATGAGTGGATCTTAAATAGAAAATAA